A single window of Halotalea alkalilenta DNA harbors:
- a CDS encoding pirin family protein, with product MKKILGVYTAPNPHWVGDGFPVRTLFDYEGLGRHLSPFLLLDYAGPVRFEPASRPRGVGQHPHRGFETVTIVYQGEVAHRDSTGAGGTIGPGDVQWMTAAGGILHEEFHSPTFTEQGGVLEMVQLWVNLPAREKMTAPGYQTLRDAEIPSVALPDDGGKVRVIAGRYKDSSGPALTRTPMDVWDLRMNPGANTRFEIAKGRTLALVVLHGTVLVNGVKIARDGQLVQFDRAGRDIELEANNGATVLLLSGEPIDEPIVGRGPFVMNSSEEIVQAARDFTSGHFGRISD from the coding sequence ATGAAAAAGATTCTCGGCGTCTACACCGCTCCCAACCCGCACTGGGTCGGAGACGGCTTCCCGGTTCGCACTCTGTTCGATTACGAAGGCCTGGGCCGCCACCTGAGTCCGTTCTTGCTGCTCGACTACGCGGGCCCGGTGAGATTCGAACCCGCCTCACGCCCCCGGGGCGTCGGCCAGCACCCTCATCGCGGCTTCGAGACGGTGACCATCGTCTACCAAGGTGAAGTGGCGCACCGGGACTCGACCGGCGCGGGCGGAACGATCGGTCCGGGCGATGTGCAGTGGATGACCGCCGCCGGTGGCATCCTGCACGAGGAGTTCCACTCCCCCACCTTCACCGAGCAAGGCGGTGTGCTGGAGATGGTGCAGCTGTGGGTCAATCTGCCAGCCAGGGAAAAGATGACCGCCCCCGGCTACCAGACCCTGCGCGATGCCGAGATCCCCTCGGTCGCCCTGCCGGACGACGGTGGCAAGGTGCGCGTCATCGCCGGACGCTACAAGGATTCGAGCGGCCCAGCCCTGACCCGCACCCCGATGGATGTGTGGGACCTGCGGATGAATCCGGGGGCCAACACCCGCTTCGAGATCGCCAAGGGTCGCACGCTGGCGCTGGTGGTGCTGCATGGCACGGTGCTGGTCAACGGTGTCAAGATCGCGCGGGATGGCCAGTTGGTGCAGTTCGACCGCGCGGGTCGCGATATCGAACTCGAAGCCAACAACGGGGCCACGGTGCTGTTGCTCAGTGGCGAGCCGATCGATGAACCGATCGTCGGGCGCGGCCCGTTCGTGATGAACAGCAGCGAAGAAATCGTCCAGGCCGCACGCGATTTCACCAGCGGACACTTCGGCCGGATAAGCGACTAA
- a CDS encoding LysR family transcriptional regulator: MRDLNDLYYFVQVVEQRGFAPAGRFLGVPKSKLSRRIALLEERLGVRLIQRSSRRFTVTDIGLTYYGHCKAMLIEAEAAEDAVAMTHSEPCGTVRATCPVAMLETRVGEMVAAFMTRYPRVQLQIEATNRRVDVVGEGIDVAIRVRPPPLEDSELVMRVLSDRSQCIVASPSLLGDERTLRSPADLSGLPSLDLGPSHGEHAWRLLGPDGAEAVVNHQPRLITRSMLALRMAAVRGVGVVQLPTMMVSEELADGRLVKIMPDWAPRKEIVHAVFASRRGQLPAVRALIDFLVSGFEQLEED, encoded by the coding sequence ATGCGAGACTTGAACGATCTCTATTACTTCGTCCAGGTAGTGGAGCAACGCGGTTTTGCGCCCGCCGGGCGCTTCCTGGGCGTGCCGAAGTCGAAATTGAGCCGTCGCATCGCGCTGCTGGAGGAGCGCCTGGGGGTACGGTTGATCCAGCGTTCGTCCCGGCGTTTCACCGTCACCGATATAGGCCTGACCTATTATGGGCACTGCAAGGCCATGCTGATCGAGGCGGAGGCGGCGGAAGACGCCGTGGCGATGACGCATTCCGAGCCTTGTGGGACGGTCAGGGCGACCTGCCCCGTGGCCATGCTCGAGACCCGGGTCGGAGAGATGGTCGCTGCATTCATGACCCGGTATCCCCGTGTCCAGCTGCAGATCGAAGCCACCAATCGCCGCGTGGATGTGGTCGGCGAAGGTATCGATGTCGCGATTCGGGTGAGGCCGCCGCCTTTGGAAGATAGTGAGCTGGTGATGCGCGTGCTGTCCGATCGCAGCCAGTGCATCGTCGCGAGCCCTTCCCTGCTTGGCGATGAGCGGACGTTGCGCTCACCCGCGGATCTGTCTGGCTTGCCAAGTCTCGATCTCGGCCCCTCTCACGGTGAGCACGCCTGGCGGCTGCTCGGCCCTGATGGTGCCGAGGCGGTGGTCAATCACCAGCCGCGTCTGATCACTCGCAGCATGCTGGCGCTGCGTATGGCGGCGGTTCGCGGCGTCGGCGTCGTCCAGCTACCGACGATGATGGTGAGTGAGGAGTTGGCCGATGGGCGTCTGGTCAAGATCATGCCCGATTGGGCGCCACGTAAGGAGATCGTGCATGCGGTGTTCGCATCGAGGCGAGGGCAGCTCCCGGCGGTCAGAGCCTTGATCGACTTTCTTGTCAGCGGGTTCGAGCAGCTGGAGGAAGATTGA
- a CDS encoding formate/nitrite transporter family protein, translating into MSFNTPQETAAIAIAAGVKKDQMPLVSLLILGFLAGAFIAIGFLLDIRITGTMPDEWGSFKSFIGASVFPIGLILTILAGGELLTGNMMTLPMALFSKKIGVAGLLRNWGIVTFANFLGSVAIAWGFGHYLGLTEGAFLSTTVGIAEAKVSADFSHAFVSAIGCNWLVCLGVWLAYASKDVAGKILGMWFPVMAFVAIGFQHVVANMFIVPAAIFAGEMTWAEYVPNFIAVFLGNAVGGAIFVGLAYFVAYRPGETASAHHQAPKSESLAEQHQRARQTEVMSK; encoded by the coding sequence ATGTCATTTAACACGCCTCAGGAAACGGCCGCTATCGCTATCGCGGCCGGCGTCAAGAAAGACCAGATGCCGCTGGTCTCGCTGCTGATCCTTGGCTTTCTCGCCGGAGCCTTCATCGCCATCGGCTTTCTGCTCGATATCCGCATCACCGGCACGATGCCGGACGAGTGGGGCTCGTTCAAGAGCTTCATCGGCGCATCGGTGTTCCCAATCGGGCTGATACTGACCATCCTGGCCGGTGGCGAGCTGCTCACCGGCAATATGATGACGCTGCCGATGGCGCTGTTCTCGAAGAAAATCGGCGTGGCGGGACTGCTGCGGAACTGGGGCATCGTGACCTTCGCCAACTTCCTCGGCAGCGTGGCGATCGCCTGGGGCTTCGGCCACTACCTTGGCCTGACCGAAGGCGCCTTCCTCTCGACCACCGTCGGTATCGCTGAGGCAAAAGTCAGCGCCGACTTCTCCCACGCCTTCGTCTCGGCGATCGGCTGCAACTGGCTGGTCTGCCTGGGCGTGTGGCTGGCCTATGCCAGCAAGGACGTCGCCGGCAAGATACTGGGCATGTGGTTCCCGGTCATGGCCTTCGTCGCCATCGGCTTCCAGCACGTCGTCGCCAACATGTTCATCGTGCCTGCCGCGATCTTCGCCGGTGAGATGACCTGGGCCGAATACGTGCCGAACTTCATTGCCGTTTTCCTCGGCAATGCCGTGGGCGGTGCGATCTTCGTCGGTTTGGCGTATTTCGTCGCCTATCGCCCCGGCGAGACGGCATCCGCTCATCACCAAGCGCCCAAAAGCGAGAGCCTGGCCGAGCAGCATCAACGCGCGCGCCAGACCGAGGTAATGTCGAAGTAA